Proteins from one Impatiens glandulifera chromosome 2, dImpGla2.1, whole genome shotgun sequence genomic window:
- the LOC124927922 gene encoding uncharacterized protein LOC124927922: MGAMTTSCYLNLTPPTKPLSNKIIITQVSWPNKDWSKRWAIGVASVIISLEIMGNVEDGSRITAVAMAKEETETTAPAPAIGRRWSEKRMCPSWKSNSLEIIVPENLPRPFTRRRWEAVGYVHRSSLKDADASVSSCFKM, from the exons ATGGGCGCCATGACTACAAGTTGCTACCTGAATCTCACGCCCCCAACTAAACCACTTTCAAACAAGATTATTATAACCCAAGTTTCATG GCCAAACAAAGATTGGAGCAAACGATGGGCGATCGGAGTTGCATCCGTAATAATAAGTCTTGAAATAATGGGTAATGTTGAAGATGGATCTAGAATTACAGCCGTAGCAATGGCTAAGGAAGAGACGGAAACGAcggcgccggcgccggcgaTTGGTAGGAGATGGAGCGAAAAAAGGATGTGTCCTTCATGGAAGAGTAATTCACTTGAGATTATAGTACCGGAAAATCTCCCTAGGCCGTTTACTCGCCGGAGATGGGAGGCCGTCGGTTATGTCCACCGCTCTTCACTTAAAGATGCCGACGCCTCCGTTAGTAGCTGTTTTAAAATGTAA